The Gasterosteus aculeatus chromosome 8, fGasAcu3.hap1.1, whole genome shotgun sequence genome has a window encoding:
- the LOC120824193 gene encoding uncharacterized protein LOC120824193 has translation MDRKKRRLESQLCKAVDDGDPRSVMLLLSQGACPDLVGSKGVAAIHLAAGKETEKNKRCLKMFLQHGADPNVRASDGLTPLHIAAVWGCYQNLKLLLMNGGNPNIKHNEGHTPGQLAEQQENRRCAQLLQEYQLSSMETEEDELPQFQYSVYSDQTDMSGYPETEFSFSSHSSTISDFGEAPLSSTRRSSFFNLSNLNGRPDCRGTSYNRLSDMDAKRHRSQYWTNPASHCASEYPSILSSTRVSAVGPAAAMPSCKEEVFFDDAASGSQTNEQGATTEGGSSPSRRDTLPVSSCRRASRRSVSFRNVNEYFPVFSPESPEPRPEGLSFDMSEYSDFLDSERVATVLHKQGLDVTSPDHVYVFCRESGDGTAEDMEKTVVGSCALAESDGEAEGKYLSEPEVDLPEQPVLSPVSVTSSGSGSSHYSSCESDHYVSTLDAPLHPAVHGASAAAEFEPCGSPAVHRPAADTLQDEAAGILPLSFTPSPFVTGRTRSRLSRCSLRTSRPSESLLSTSSLLEVNLPAPVRTRRQTPRSQSREDFYSSPHAACRTPYNSGRGTVGAAHPAERRDVASGTLTAGPSDGSSSSSQADTLILSRSATDSAPGSQTLCDTLILEESEESSMDAYERNLAEVILAMQGHGVAGSKDFMTDDLTSTSEGTTKNPPNAAPGEDNLEGLKKEDALMTKDYDSQPDSASSSSSSTYFSPRRSRDDSDPPCTPGTGCTPRYSMSRLSCGVRPQRLASLSYTPGGRPLIQDLDEAVEYLYTDSEQGHELIETHVPPTANTSLSSSMSASSTEDTVLYDWRSMQADLTQAGKENRPPPPKKEGGDDEDGLLPDTSGMTDKELRSRLLALGESPGPIGSRTRPVYVRRLRRLLQESSSPSPRPQRPSDQPHTDLGYSPELCRALRTFELPKCQADEQALCQQFDQPDQNRKWREGIIKSSFNYLLLDPRVTKNLPFRSQTMTPQECFHTFTNAIFYVGKGKRSRPYSHLYEALEYFKGDKTSKKLCPKVQHILQVWKAEQGVVSLHCFQNVVPVEAYTREACMVEAIGLKMLTNQKRGDFYGVVSTWQVKRKRDLGVHLLYRAMQIFLAEGERQLRPADIRQ, from the exons GAAAATGTTCCTGCAACACGGAGCAGACCCCAATGTCAG GGCATCGGATGGCCTGACTCCTCTTCACATTGCTGCAGTGTGGGGGTGTTACCAGAATCTGAAGCTGCTCTTGATGAACGGAGGGAACCCAAACATCAAACATAAT GAAGGGCATACACCGGGGCAGCTTGCAGAGCAACAGGAGAATCGAAGATGTGCTCAGCTCCTGCAGGAGTACCAGTTAAGCTCCATGGAAACTGAGGAAGACGAGTTACCTCAATTCCAATACT ctGTGTATTCCGATCAAACGGACATGTCCGGCTACCCTGAAACAGAGTTCAGCTTCAGTTCCCACTCTTCCACGATCAGTGACTTTGGTGAAGCCCCGTTGAGCAGCACAAGGCGCTCATCCTTTTTCAACCTGTCCAACCTTAATGGAAGGCCAGATTGCAGAGGAACGTCATATAACAGACTTTCTGATATGGACGCAAAGAGGCATCGCAGCCAGTACTGGACAAATCCCGCCTCGCATTGTGCATCCGAATATCCCTCCATACTATCAAGCACTCGTGTGTCTGCagtgggacctgcagctgcaaTGCCCAGTTGTAAAGAGGAGGTATTTTTTGACGACGCTGCGTCCGGatcacaaacaaatgaacaagGTGCTACAACTGAGGGCGGAAGCTCCCCCTCTAGAAGAGACACTCTCCCAGTATCCTCCTGCAGGCGGGCAAGTCGCAGGAGTGTGAGCTTCAGAAATGTCAATGAGTATTTCCCTGTTTTTAGTCCTGAATCTCCTGAACCGCGCCCCGAAGGCTTATCGTTCGACATGTCCGAGTACTCCGACTTCCTGGATTCAGAGCGCGTGGCCACCGTTTTACACAAGCAGGGCCTCGACGTCACGTCGCCGGATCACGTTTACGTTTTCTGCAGGGAGAGCGGCGATGGCACGGCGGAGGACATGGAGAAAACGGTCGTTGGTTCCTGCGCTTTGGCAGAGAGCGACGGCGAAGCGGAGGGCAAATATTTATCAGAGCCTGAGGTGGATTTACCAGAGCAGCCGGTCCTTTCCCCTGTTAGTGTCACTAGCAGCGGGTCGGGTAGTAGTCATTATAGTAGCTGTGAGAGCGACCATTACGTCAGTACACTGGATGCTCCTCTGCACCCCGCTGTGCATGGGGCCTCTGCGGCGGCTGAATTTGAACCGTGTGGTAGTCCCGCTGTCCATCGGCCCGCGGCGGACACCCTGCAGGATGAAGCCGCTGGGATATTACCGCTCTCGTTCACGCCCAGTCCTTTCGTAACGGGCAGGACTCGCTCCAGGTTGAGCCGGTGCTCGTTGAGAACCAGCAGACCTTCCGAGAGCCTCCTCAGCACGTCCTCTTTGTTAGAGGTGAACCTCCCCGCGCCGGTCCGAACGCGGCGGCAGACGCCCCGGTCTCAGAGCAGGGAAGACTTTTACAGTTCACCACACGCAGCTTGTCGTACGCCGTACAATTCGGGGAGGGGCACAGTGGGAGCAGCACATCCGGCAGAACGCAGGGACGTGGCATCCGGCACCCTCACAGCTGGTCCGAgtgacggcagcagcagcagcagccaggcgGATACGCTCATCCTCTCCAGAAGCGCAACCGATTCCGCTCCTGGATCGCAGACTTTGTGTGACACGCTCATTCTGGAGGAAAGCGAGGAATCTTCAATGGACGCCTACGAAAGAAACCTTGCGGAGGTTATACTGGCCATGCAGGGCCATGGTGTTGCTGGAAGCAAGGATTTTATGACTGATGATCTGACGAGCACAAGCGAGGGAACTACGAAGAACCCCCCAAATGCCGCTCCCGGCGAGGACAACCTGGAGGGCCTAAAGAAAGAGGACGCCCTGATGACTAAGGACTACGACTCTCAGCCGGACTCCGCCtcatcttcctccagctccacctatTTCTCCCCGAGGAGGTCCAGGGACGATTCCGACCCGCCCTGCACCCCAGGCACCGGGTGCACCCCCAGGTACAGCATGAGCCGGCTGTCGTGCGGCGTCAGGCCTCAGCGCCTGGCGAGCCTGTCCTACACCCCGGGAGGGCGGCCGCTCATCCAGGACCTGGACGAAGCAGTGGAGTACCTGTACACCGACTCGGAGCAGGGCCACGAGCTGATCGAGACCCACGTCCCGCCGACGGCCAACACCTCGCTCAGCTCCAGCATGAGCGCCAGCAGCACCGAGGACACCGTCCTCTACGACTGGCGCTCCATGCAGGCCGACCTGACACAGGCCGGGAAGGAGAaccggccgccgccgcccaaGAAGGAGGGAGGCGACGACGAGGACGGGCTGCTGCCGGACACCAGTGGGATGACGGACAAGGAGCTGAGGTCGAGGTTGTTGGCGCTGGGCGAGAGCCCCGGTCCCATCGGCAGCCGCACCAGGCCCGTTTACGTGCGGAGGCTGCGCCGGCTGCTGCAGGAGTCCTCGTCCCCGTCCCCACGTCCCCAGAGGCCGTCGGACCAGCCACACACAG ATTTAGGCTACAGTCCGGAACTGTGTCGCGCCCTGCGGACCTTCGAGCTGCCCAAATGTCAGGCGGACGAGCAGGCTTTGTGCCAGCAGTTCGACCAACCGGATCAAAACAGAAAGTGGAGGGAGGGCATCATCAAGTCCAGCTTCAACTACCTGCTGCTTGACCCGAG AGTGACAAAAAACCTTCCATTCCGCAGTCAGACCATGACCCCACAAGAGTGTTTCCACACGTTTACCAACGCAATATTTTATGTGGGCAAAGGGAAACGCTCCCGGCCGTACAGCCACCTGTACGAGGCTTTAGAGTACTTCAAAGGAGACAAGACTTCCAAG AAATTGTGCCCCAAGGTGCAGCACATCCTTCAGGTGTGGAAGGCGGAGCAGGGCGTCGTCTCTCTGCACTGTTTCCAGAATGTCGTCCCTGTGGAGGCTTACACCAGAGAGGCCTGCATGGTGGAGGCCATCG GCTTGAAGATGCTCACCAATCAGAAGCGAGGGGATTTTTACGGCGTCGTGTCCACCTGGCAGGTGAAGAGGAAGCGGGACTTGGGCGTCCACCTGCTCTACAGGGCCATGCAGATCTTCCTTGCAGAGGGTGAGAGACAGCTCAGACCAGCAGACATCAGACAGTAG